GACCTTCTGGCCAAGGCCGTCGCGGCGGTGTGAGATGAGCCTGCGCGCCACCATTCTCGCGGGCCTTGCGATCCTCGGGACCGGACTGCTCGCTGTCTGGCAGTTCGCGCCTACGGTGTTCGCCGAGGCGCGCAGCCTTCTGGACGTCGAGCGTCTGGAAATGCTGGTGGCGCGCGCGGGTCTCTGGGGGCCAATCGTGATCGTCACGCTCATGACCATCGCGGTTGTGGCCAGCCCGATCCCGAGTGCGCCAATCGCGCTGGCGGCGGGAGCAGCCTATGGGCATGTCTGGGGGACCGTGCAGGTCGTAATCGGCGCCGAACTCGGGGCTCTGATCGCCTTCGGTCTCGCGCGGGTTCTGGGGCATGATGCCCTGCGACGGGTGTTCGGTGACCGCGTCGATGCCGGGCTGCTCGGCTCGCAGAACGCGTTGACGGCGATGATCTTTGCCAGCCGCCTGATGCCCTTCGTGTCTTTCGACATGATTAGCTATGCGGCAGGGCTGAGCCGCCTGCACGCCTGGCGGTTCGCCGTCGCAACACTGGCGGGGATCATACCGGCAAGCTTCCTGCTGGCCCATTTCGGCGGTGAGGCGGTGAGCGGTGACCTCGGGCGCGCGACATGGGCGGTGCTC
The genomic region above belongs to Paroceanicella profunda and contains:
- a CDS encoding TVP38/TMEM64 family protein — translated: MSLRATILAGLAILGTGLLAVWQFAPTVFAEARSLLDVERLEMLVARAGLWGPIVIVTLMTIAVVASPIPSAPIALAAGAAYGHVWGTVQVVIGAELGALIAFGLARVLGHDALRRVFGDRVDAGLLGSQNALTAMIFASRLMPFVSFDMISYAAGLSRLHAWRFAVATLAGIIPASFLLAHFGGEAVSGDLGRATWAVLGLGLVTGLPLLWVALRQKPEKENP